The following are from one region of the Microbacterium paraoxydans genome:
- a CDS encoding AraC family transcriptional regulator, producing the protein MIGTLNALVDLVEADHGQEIDVAAFARAHGTTEYHLRRMFSALAGMPLTEYVRRRRMTLAGAELAAGAPSLLDVAVRHGYGSTEAFARAFRAVHGIGPADARRHGGPLRTQPTLRFRLSVEGSTPMDVTITHRPAFVLAGHAAEVPLIHVGVNPHIQAHIAAIPPEEHARLKALGNEEPAGILAVTADIDPDAPEGTPLTYLHGVAVREDTAVPDDLDALRVAEGAWAVFGASGPFPETLQNLWAATATEWFPSNPWRLRPGPSIVRYREFTGETASCELWLPVEQS; encoded by the coding sequence GTGATCGGCACGCTCAACGCCCTGGTCGACCTCGTCGAGGCGGACCACGGCCAGGAGATCGACGTCGCTGCGTTCGCCCGTGCGCATGGCACCACCGAGTACCACCTGCGCCGGATGTTCTCGGCGCTCGCCGGGATGCCGTTGACCGAGTACGTGCGGCGTCGTCGGATGACGCTCGCCGGCGCGGAGCTCGCGGCCGGCGCGCCGAGTCTGCTCGATGTCGCCGTTCGGCACGGCTACGGCTCGACCGAGGCGTTCGCCCGGGCGTTCCGCGCCGTGCACGGCATCGGGCCGGCGGACGCGCGTCGGCACGGGGGTCCTCTCCGCACACAACCCACGCTCCGGTTCCGCCTGAGCGTCGAAGGGAGCACCCCGATGGATGTCACCATCACCCACCGTCCCGCATTCGTCCTCGCCGGGCATGCCGCGGAGGTCCCGCTGATCCACGTCGGCGTCAATCCGCACATCCAGGCGCACATCGCCGCGATACCGCCCGAGGAGCACGCCCGCCTCAAGGCGCTCGGGAACGAGGAGCCCGCGGGCATCCTCGCCGTGACCGCCGACATCGACCCGGACGCCCCGGAGGGGACGCCGTTGACCTACCTGCACGGGGTGGCCGTGCGCGAAGACACCGCAGTCCCCGACGACCTCGACGCTCTGCGCGTGGCGGAGGGTGCCTGGGCCGTGTTCGGCGCGAGCGGCCCGTTCCCGGAGACCCTGCAGAACCTGTGGGCGGCGACGGCGACCGAGTGGTTCCCGTCGAACCCGTGGCGGCTGCGACCCGGGCCCTCGATCGTCCGCTATCGCGAGTTCACCGGCGAAACGGCCTCCTGCGAGCTCTGGCTCCCCGTCGAGCAGAGCTGA
- a CDS encoding GyrI-like domain-containing protein: MAAIDPKKTLDAYQAKRGAFRVLEVPPLTYLMIDGAGDPNTAPAFFDAVAALYPLAYTLKFASRAELGIDQVVMPLEGLWHAPDMASFTTRRDKSTWLWTLMIMVGDHVTPALFDRAVETVAAKSAKKGEELPALAAVRPEVLDEGLCVQTLHVGPFDDEGPVLEELHERFVPENGLRLRGRHHEIYLSDRRRAAPEKLRTILRQPVERIT, encoded by the coding sequence ATGGCGGCGATCGATCCCAAGAAGACTCTCGACGCGTATCAGGCGAAGCGGGGCGCCTTCCGTGTCCTCGAGGTGCCGCCGCTGACCTATCTGATGATCGACGGCGCCGGAGATCCGAACACCGCTCCGGCCTTCTTCGATGCGGTCGCGGCGCTCTACCCGCTGGCGTACACCCTCAAGTTCGCCAGTCGCGCCGAGCTCGGCATCGATCAGGTCGTGATGCCCCTGGAAGGCCTGTGGCATGCGCCCGACATGGCGTCGTTCACCACCCGGCGCGACAAGTCGACCTGGCTCTGGACGCTCATGATCATGGTGGGCGATCACGTCACTCCCGCCCTGTTCGACCGCGCGGTCGAGACGGTCGCGGCGAAGAGCGCGAAGAAGGGGGAAGAGCTCCCGGCGCTGGCCGCCGTCCGGCCGGAGGTGCTCGACGAGGGTCTGTGCGTGCAGACGCTGCACGTCGGGCCGTTCGACGACGAGGGCCCGGTGCTCGAGGAGCTGCACGAGCGCTTCGTCCCGGAGAACGGATTGCGGCTGCGCGGGCGGCACCACGAGATCTACCTCAGCGACCGTCGTCGCGCAGCCCCGGAGAAGCTGCGCACCATCCTGCGGCAGCCGGTGGAACGGATCACCTGA
- a CDS encoding DUF1206 domain-containing protein, with translation MSTVKHAARVAKDSTAFRRTARAGFVVLGIIHIIIGAIAITIAAGGSGDADQDGAMEQVRNNPIGGLLLLAIAVGLLALAVWQVASGFLAADPAETKKWGKRLKLFGISGTYLVIAGLALIYAVGGRAESSDASKTLSQVVLSAPGGVALLVVIGLSVIGVGIGFIIGGIMRSFRKLIDVPTGAARAGVMALGIVGYIGKGIAVGVTGVLFVVAAVTQDPERAAGLDAALHSLLSLPFGRLILGAVGVGFALYGAFCIARARLARMS, from the coding sequence ATGAGCACCGTCAAGCATGCGGCACGCGTGGCGAAGGACTCCACCGCGTTCCGGCGGACCGCCCGCGCAGGATTCGTGGTCCTCGGCATCATCCACATCATCATCGGCGCGATCGCCATCACGATCGCGGCCGGCGGGTCGGGGGACGCCGACCAGGACGGCGCGATGGAGCAGGTGCGCAACAACCCGATCGGCGGACTGCTGCTCCTCGCGATCGCAGTCGGCCTTCTTGCGCTCGCCGTGTGGCAGGTGGCGAGCGGGTTCCTCGCCGCCGACCCCGCGGAGACGAAGAAGTGGGGCAAGCGCCTCAAGCTCTTCGGCATCTCCGGGACGTACCTCGTGATCGCCGGCCTCGCGCTCATCTACGCCGTGGGGGGCCGCGCGGAGTCCTCCGACGCCTCGAAGACCCTGAGCCAGGTGGTCCTGTCCGCGCCCGGCGGCGTGGCGCTGCTCGTGGTGATCGGTCTCAGCGTCATCGGCGTCGGCATCGGCTTCATCATCGGCGGGATCATGCGCTCCTTCCGCAAGCTCATCGACGTGCCGACCGGAGCCGCCCGCGCCGGCGTGATGGCGCTCGGCATCGTGGGCTACATCGGCAAGGGCATCGCGGTGGGGGTCACCGGGGTGCTGTTCGTGGTGGCGGCCGTGACGCAGGACCCGGAACGCGCCGCTGGTCTCGACGCCGCTCTGCACAGCCTCCTCAGTCTGCCGTTCGGCCGGCTCATCCTCGGTGCTGTCGGCGTCGGCTTCGCGCTGTACGGGGCCTTCTGCATCGCTCGCGCCCGCCTCGCCCGCATGTCGTAG
- a CDS encoding cysteine desulfurase: MSASPGVDVIAPLTETEVERIREDFPILHTRVHGHPLAYLDSGATSQRPESVLDAERRFATTMNAAVHRGAHTLAAEATELFEDARSTLARFVGADDDEIVWTSNATEAVNLVAYSLSNASLGRGGAAAEPLRLREGDEIVTTEMEHHANLIPWQELAARTGATLRVIPLDDDGALRLDAAAEIISERTKLVAFTHVSNVLGVINPVETLVALAREVGALTLLDACQSAPHLPLDLHALGVDFAVLSGHKMLGPTGIGALYGRREVLTAMPPFLTGGSMITTVTTTAAEYLPPPQRFEAGTQRVSQAIALAAAVDYLSAVGMDRIAAHEAAFGQRLVEGLGAIDGVRVLGAGIELPRVGLASFDVAGIHSHDVGQFLDDQGIAVRVGHHCAQPLHRRLGVTSSTRASTYLYTTASEVDAVIEAVAGAIAFFGRGA, from the coding sequence ATGAGCGCTTCTCCCGGAGTCGACGTGATCGCCCCGCTGACCGAGACCGAGGTGGAGCGGATCCGCGAGGACTTCCCGATCCTGCACACCCGCGTCCACGGCCACCCGCTGGCGTACCTCGATTCGGGGGCGACGTCGCAGCGTCCGGAGTCCGTGCTCGACGCCGAACGCCGCTTCGCCACCACCATGAACGCGGCCGTCCACCGCGGCGCCCACACGCTGGCCGCCGAGGCGACCGAGCTCTTCGAAGACGCCCGCAGCACCCTCGCCCGGTTCGTCGGCGCCGATGACGACGAGATCGTCTGGACCTCGAACGCCACCGAAGCGGTCAACCTCGTCGCCTACTCCCTCTCCAACGCCTCCCTCGGTCGGGGTGGTGCTGCGGCCGAGCCTCTCCGGCTCCGCGAAGGGGACGAGATCGTCACTACCGAGATGGAGCACCACGCCAACCTCATCCCCTGGCAGGAGCTCGCCGCGCGCACCGGGGCAACGCTCCGGGTCATCCCGCTCGACGACGACGGGGCCCTCCGTCTGGATGCGGCCGCGGAGATCATCTCGGAGCGCACGAAGCTCGTGGCCTTCACCCACGTGTCGAACGTGCTGGGCGTGATCAATCCGGTCGAGACCCTCGTCGCGCTGGCCAGGGAGGTCGGCGCCCTCACCCTGCTCGACGCCTGCCAGTCGGCTCCGCACCTCCCGCTGGACCTGCACGCGCTCGGCGTCGACTTCGCGGTCCTCTCCGGCCACAAGATGCTCGGCCCCACCGGCATCGGCGCGCTCTACGGTCGTCGCGAGGTCCTCACCGCGATGCCACCGTTCCTCACGGGCGGCTCCATGATCACGACGGTGACCACGACCGCGGCCGAGTACCTGCCGCCGCCGCAGCGCTTCGAAGCGGGCACGCAGCGGGTGTCCCAGGCGATCGCGCTCGCCGCCGCGGTCGACTACCTCTCCGCGGTCGGGATGGATCGCATCGCCGCGCACGAGGCCGCGTTCGGGCAGCGTCTCGTCGAAGGGCTCGGCGCGATCGACGGCGTGCGCGTCCTGGGCGCGGGCATCGAGCTGCCGCGGGTCGGTCTCGCGAGCTTCGACGTGGCCGGCATCCATTCGCACGACGTCGGGCAGTTCCTCGACGACCAGGGCATCGCGGTGCGCGTCGGTCACCACTGCGCCCAGCCGTTGCACCGTCGGCTCGGCGTGACCTCATCGACGAGGGCGAGCACCTATCTGTACACCACCGCGTCCGAGGTGGACGCTGTCATCGAGGCGGTCGCCGGGGCGATCGCGTTCTTCGGGAGGGGCGCATGA
- the sufU gene encoding Fe-S cluster assembly sulfur transfer protein SufU, with protein sequence MSDLQSLYQELILDHSRTPHGFGLREEIPAQSHQLNPTCGDEITLQVHRGADGGVEAIAWEGHGCAISQASASLLAELAEGLTVDELEVRIAAFREAMRSRGTIEPDEELLGDAAALGGVSRYVARVKCAMLAWVAAEDALTRL encoded by the coding sequence ATGAGCGACCTGCAGAGCCTGTACCAGGAGCTGATCCTCGACCACTCGCGCACGCCGCACGGCTTCGGCCTCCGCGAGGAGATCCCCGCGCAATCGCATCAGCTCAACCCGACCTGCGGCGACGAGATCACGCTGCAGGTGCATCGAGGCGCCGACGGCGGCGTGGAGGCGATCGCGTGGGAGGGACACGGGTGCGCCATCTCCCAGGCCTCCGCGTCCCTGCTCGCCGAGCTCGCCGAGGGCCTCACCGTGGACGAGCTCGAGGTGCGCATCGCTGCCTTCCGGGAGGCGATGCGCTCCCGCGGCACGATCGAGCCGGACGAGGAACTGCTCGGCGATGCCGCGGCGCTCGGGGGAGTCTCGCGGTACGTGGCGCGCGTGAAGTGCGCCATGCTCGCCTGGGTGGCGGCGGAGGACGCGCTCACGCGCCTCTGA
- a CDS encoding NADPH-dependent F420 reductase, translating into MTTLGIIGAGNIGSQVARVAVANGYDVVIANSRGPETLADLVAELGPRAKAATAEEAAAAADVAVVTVPLHAIDQLPAAQLAGKIVLDTNNYYFERDGHIEALDKGETTTSELVQAQLPDSKIAKAFNHIYAAEITTDGTPAGTPNRRALATAGDDAEAVAFVTRFYDEAGFDTVNVGPLSESWRVERDRPAYVIRQNAEELTANVARANRLP; encoded by the coding sequence ATGACAACTCTCGGAATCATCGGAGCAGGCAACATCGGCAGCCAGGTCGCCCGTGTGGCGGTGGCCAACGGCTATGACGTCGTGATCGCGAACTCGAGAGGGCCGGAGACCCTGGCCGATCTCGTCGCAGAGCTCGGGCCGCGCGCGAAGGCGGCGACGGCGGAGGAGGCGGCCGCCGCGGCGGACGTGGCCGTGGTGACGGTGCCGCTGCACGCGATCGATCAGCTACCCGCCGCGCAGCTCGCCGGGAAGATCGTGCTCGACACGAACAACTACTACTTCGAGCGCGACGGGCACATCGAGGCCCTCGACAAGGGCGAGACCACCACGTCCGAGCTCGTGCAGGCGCAGCTCCCGGACTCGAAGATCGCCAAGGCGTTCAACCACATCTACGCCGCGGAGATCACCACCGACGGGACCCCGGCCGGTACGCCGAACCGTCGCGCGCTGGCCACGGCCGGGGACGACGCGGAGGCCGTGGCCTTCGTCACCCGCTTCTACGACGAGGCCGGTTTCGACACGGTCAACGTCGGCCCGCTCAGCGAGTCGTGGCGGGTCGAGCGCGACCGCCCGGCATACGTCATCCGGCAGAACGCGGAAGAGCTGACGGCCAACGTCGCGCGGGCGAACCGTCTGCCCTGA
- a CDS encoding GntR family transcriptional regulator: MAGAVGVGGELESVRVTRILRDDIVLGRRAPGSRLVERDIAAELNVSRLPVREAIRTLVAEGVVVARPRTWAVVREFTHDDIRNFAEVREAIETLIFVFAAERHDAQGLARLSEVYEREVAAARAGDAETARTAAAAFHEVAVDLAGNEMLGELIAVFLTRLRWLFGQHDDLEAMAEEHRVILEAVRARDVEALRRIVPAHLASGHSAAERRLAQTATT, from the coding sequence ATGGCGGGGGCTGTGGGGGTAGGCGGGGAACTCGAGTCGGTCAGGGTCACGAGGATCCTCCGAGACGACATCGTGCTGGGGCGGCGCGCGCCCGGTTCCCGGCTGGTGGAGCGGGATATCGCCGCCGAGCTGAATGTGTCCCGACTCCCGGTGCGGGAAGCCATCCGCACGCTGGTCGCGGAGGGCGTGGTCGTCGCACGGCCCCGGACCTGGGCCGTGGTGCGCGAGTTCACCCATGACGACATCCGCAACTTCGCGGAGGTGCGCGAGGCGATCGAGACCCTCATCTTCGTGTTCGCGGCCGAGCGTCACGATGCGCAAGGGCTCGCCCGGCTGAGCGAGGTGTACGAGCGCGAAGTCGCCGCGGCCCGGGCCGGCGACGCGGAGACCGCCCGGACGGCGGCCGCGGCGTTCCATGAGGTCGCCGTCGACCTGGCGGGGAACGAGATGCTCGGCGAGCTCATCGCCGTGTTCCTGACGCGCTTGCGCTGGCTGTTCGGACAGCACGACGATCTGGAGGCGATGGCGGAGGAGCACCGCGTCATCCTCGAGGCCGTCCGTGCGCGCGATGTCGAGGCGCTGCGGCGGATCGTCCCCGCGCACCTGGCGAGCGGGCACTCCGCGGCCGAACGGCGGCTGGCGCAGACGGCGACCACCTGA
- a CDS encoding asparagine synthase translates to MGRTADAIAEGVAIATAAARLAVKNHILIGTIAEDGIFDLDKYVEDARAALEAMAEESEEAAATVTALRKRARGRHSDPVGTHDYRDRDVRNLRRRAKQSLGVAQRLREMMDDRPQLESIVEEARAAAWADVRHNLDRRLRVEGMRPDQDPDYARMREARMQALRLVDLQALSSEQRAKEKRRKKQEKAAAKAD, encoded by the coding sequence GTGGGACGGACTGCGGATGCCATCGCCGAAGGCGTCGCGATCGCGACGGCCGCTGCGCGCCTCGCCGTGAAGAATCACATCCTCATCGGCACCATCGCCGAGGACGGCATCTTCGACCTCGACAAGTACGTCGAGGATGCGAGGGCTGCTCTCGAGGCGATGGCCGAGGAGTCGGAGGAGGCCGCCGCCACGGTCACGGCCTTGCGCAAGCGCGCCCGCGGTCGACATTCCGACCCGGTCGGCACGCACGACTACCGCGACCGCGATGTGCGCAATCTCCGGCGGCGGGCGAAGCAGTCGCTCGGCGTCGCGCAGCGTCTGCGCGAGATGATGGACGACCGGCCGCAACTCGAGAGCATCGTCGAGGAGGCGCGCGCGGCGGCCTGGGCCGACGTGCGGCACAACCTCGACCGCCGGCTGCGCGTCGAGGGCATGCGACCGGACCAGGATCCTGACTACGCGCGCATGCGCGAGGCGCGGATGCAGGCACTGCGACTGGTCGATCTCCAGGCCCTCTCCTCGGAGCAGCGCGCCAAGGAGAAGCGGCGGAAGAAGCAGGAGAAGGCGGCCGCGAAGGCGGACTGA
- a CDS encoding LysR family transcriptional regulator — MDMNLEQLRGFVEVARLGHFTRASEHLHLAQPSLSRQISTLERELGAELFHRARGHIALTAAGETVLPRAQRMLAEADAIRDEVAELAGLRRGRVRLGAPPTLCISLVAEALSSFHAAHPGIDLHLTEGGSRLLVEQLAVGAVDIALVAQSEGPVPAGVSLTHIPLLAEELVVISSAAAPPVTHGPSVSLAHLATLPLIQFDESYELRAAMDAAFRAADLTPTLALEGAEMDAVLRFVERGVGVAVVPAMVLYERPALRSARLAHPAMSRTISLAHRSDVTPAVAVAAMRTAIMATAADLAERDPAITSLL, encoded by the coding sequence ATGGATATGAACCTCGAGCAGCTCCGCGGGTTCGTCGAAGTCGCCCGCCTCGGCCATTTCACCCGCGCGTCCGAGCACCTCCACCTCGCGCAGCCCTCGCTGAGCCGTCAGATCTCGACCCTCGAGCGGGAGCTGGGCGCCGAGCTGTTCCATCGCGCCCGCGGCCACATCGCCCTGACCGCCGCCGGTGAGACGGTCCTCCCCCGCGCGCAGCGCATGCTCGCCGAAGCCGACGCCATCCGCGACGAGGTGGCCGAGCTCGCCGGACTCCGTCGCGGCCGCGTGCGCCTCGGCGCCCCACCCACCCTCTGCATCAGCCTCGTCGCGGAAGCCCTCAGCTCGTTCCATGCCGCCCACCCCGGCATCGACCTGCACCTCACCGAAGGAGGCTCCCGGCTGCTCGTCGAGCAGCTCGCCGTCGGTGCCGTCGACATCGCCCTCGTCGCCCAGTCCGAGGGGCCCGTGCCCGCAGGAGTCAGTCTCACGCACATCCCGCTGCTCGCGGAGGAGCTCGTGGTGATCTCGTCGGCGGCCGCACCTCCGGTCACCCACGGCCCATCCGTGAGCCTCGCGCACCTCGCGACCCTCCCGCTCATCCAGTTCGATGAGAGCTACGAGCTGCGCGCCGCGATGGACGCCGCCTTCCGCGCCGCCGACCTCACCCCGACCCTCGCGCTGGAGGGTGCGGAGATGGACGCCGTGCTCCGCTTCGTGGAACGAGGCGTCGGGGTCGCGGTGGTCCCGGCGATGGTGCTGTACGAACGCCCCGCCCTGCGGTCGGCGCGCCTCGCCCACCCGGCGATGTCCCGGACGATCAGCCTCGCCCACCGCTCCGACGTCACCCCCGCGGTCGCGGTGGCCGCGATGCGCACCGCCATCATGGCCACGGCGGCCGACCTCGCCGAGCGCGACCCGGCGATCACCAGCCTGCTCTGA
- a CDS encoding L-aspartate oxidase has translation MNAPERQISTTVLVIGTGGSGLRAAIEVAEHGVDVLAVGKRPRQDAHTSLAAGGINAALGTMDAEDSWQQHAADTIKESYLLANPHTVQIVTQGAERGIRDLERWGMDFAREGDGRISQRFFGAHTYRRTAFAGDYTGLEIQRTLVARAEQLDVPILDNVYITRLLVRDNVVFGAYGFDQADGTRYLIHADAVILAAGGHNRIWRRTSSRRDENTGDSFRLAVEAGARLRDPELVQFHPSGIIEPENAAGTLISEAARGEGGILRNALGERFMAKYDPERMELSTRDRVALAAYTEIQEGRGTANGGVWLDVSHLPRETIMTRLPRVYQTMMELQMLDITADPIEIAPTAHYSMGGVWVRPDDHQTDVEGLYAIGEASSGLHGANRLGGNSLIELLVYGRIVGQAAMAHAAGLDAQRRSADAVAAARAEIDDLLAAEGRENVRALQRAIRNLMTEYAGVVRSEEGLKAGLADLDMIEGRMEDIGIHPDIAGFQDLAHAFDLKASALAARATLEAARERRETRGCHNRSDFPDTDPTLQVNLVWSPTAGVTREEIPAVPDEIAELLRDVDTTGKLVE, from the coding sequence ATGAATGCACCCGAACGACAGATCTCCACCACGGTCCTCGTGATCGGCACCGGAGGCTCCGGGCTCCGCGCCGCGATCGAGGTCGCCGAGCACGGCGTCGACGTGCTCGCCGTCGGCAAGCGCCCGCGGCAGGACGCCCACACGTCGCTCGCGGCCGGCGGCATCAACGCGGCGCTCGGCACGATGGACGCCGAGGACAGCTGGCAGCAGCACGCCGCGGACACCATCAAGGAGAGCTACCTCCTCGCCAACCCCCACACGGTCCAGATCGTCACCCAGGGCGCCGAGCGCGGCATCCGCGACCTCGAGCGCTGGGGCATGGACTTCGCCCGTGAAGGCGACGGCCGCATCTCGCAGCGCTTCTTCGGCGCGCACACCTACCGCCGCACCGCCTTCGCCGGCGACTACACGGGCCTCGAGATCCAACGGACGCTGGTCGCCCGCGCCGAGCAGCTCGACGTGCCCATCCTCGACAACGTCTACATCACCCGCCTCCTCGTGCGCGACAACGTCGTCTTCGGCGCCTACGGCTTCGATCAGGCCGACGGCACGCGCTACCTCATCCATGCGGACGCCGTGATCCTCGCCGCCGGCGGACACAACCGCATCTGGCGCCGCACGTCGTCGCGCCGCGACGAGAACACCGGAGACTCCTTCCGGCTCGCCGTCGAGGCGGGGGCGCGACTTCGCGACCCCGAGCTGGTGCAGTTCCATCCGTCCGGCATCATCGAGCCCGAGAACGCCGCCGGCACGCTCATCTCCGAGGCCGCGCGCGGGGAGGGCGGCATCCTCCGCAACGCACTCGGCGAGCGGTTCATGGCGAAGTACGACCCCGAGCGGATGGAGCTGTCGACGCGGGACCGGGTCGCGCTCGCCGCCTACACCGAGATCCAGGAAGGACGCGGCACCGCGAACGGCGGCGTCTGGCTCGACGTGTCGCACCTGCCCCGCGAGACCATCATGACCCGGCTTCCGCGCGTCTATCAGACGATGATGGAGCTGCAGATGCTCGACATCACGGCGGACCCGATCGAGATCGCGCCGACCGCGCACTACTCGATGGGCGGTGTGTGGGTGCGGCCGGACGACCACCAGACCGACGTCGAGGGGCTGTACGCGATCGGGGAGGCGTCGAGCGGACTCCACGGCGCGAACCGTCTCGGCGGGAACTCCCTCATCGAGCTGCTCGTCTACGGCCGGATCGTCGGTCAGGCCGCCATGGCCCACGCCGCGGGGCTCGACGCCCAGCGCCGGTCGGCCGATGCGGTCGCCGCCGCTCGTGCCGAGATCGACGACCTCCTGGCCGCGGAGGGGCGCGAGAACGTGCGGGCGCTGCAGCGCGCCATCCGCAACCTCATGACGGAGTATGCGGGCGTCGTGCGGTCGGAGGAAGGGTTGAAGGCGGGCCTCGCCGACCTCGACATGATCGAGGGGCGGATGGAGGACATCGGCATCCACCCGGACATCGCCGGATTCCAGGACCTCGCGCACGCCTTCGATCTCAAGGCCTCCGCGCTCGCGGCCCGGGCCACGCTGGAGGCGGCGCGGGAGCGTCGGGAGACGCGGGGATGCCACAACCGCAGCGACTTCCCGGACACCGATCCCACGCTGCAGGTGAACCTCGTGTGGTCGCCGACCGCCGGCGTGACCCGCGAGGAGATCCCCGCCGTCCCCGACGAGATCGCCGAGCTCCTGCGCGACGTCGACACGACGGGCAAGCTCGTCGAGTAG
- a CDS encoding L-serine ammonia-lyase, iron-sulfur-dependent, subunit alpha, with product MTAYVSAFDLFSIGVGPSSSHTVGPMRAALDFARQLSASGELDRVGRVECTLYGSLGATGIGHGTPDAVVAGLRGLAPETCDPAAVRAAWSAYPEGEPLRIDGAHAVPFQKDDIVFAPRTRLPGHPNAMTLIARETDGTTLFEQTYYSIGGGFIRREGEEAHLSTGAFPHPYADAASLLAVCDDLGLSIAEVARRNETALRSEEEVAAGLDAIWDAMAGCVDAGLHAEGVLPGMLQVKRRAGTIRAQLEAVEADGHRELPGEWLGAFALAVNEENAAGGRVVTAPTNGAAGILPAVAMYWWRFLADSGLGAGNAVTPYGELVGSALLGFDGAPPSPPALDGEDAEIAEANRRRGIRRFLLTATALGSLFKANASISGAEGGCQAEVGSACAMAAGGLTAVMGGTNRQIENAAEIAMEHHLGLTCDPIGGLVQIPCIERNAIAASTAVTAARLALRGDGSHYVSLDAVVETMRQTGLDMSTKYKETSEGGLAVNVIEC from the coding sequence GTGACTGCGTACGTCTCGGCCTTCGACCTCTTCTCCATCGGCGTCGGCCCGTCCAGCTCGCACACCGTCGGACCCATGCGCGCCGCGCTCGACTTCGCGCGACAGCTCTCCGCCTCCGGCGAGCTCGACCGTGTCGGTCGCGTCGAGTGCACGCTGTACGGCTCGCTCGGCGCCACCGGGATCGGCCACGGCACCCCGGATGCGGTCGTCGCGGGGCTCCGCGGTCTCGCTCCCGAGACGTGCGATCCGGCGGCCGTCCGTGCGGCGTGGTCGGCGTATCCGGAGGGGGAGCCGCTGCGGATCGACGGCGCCCATGCGGTGCCGTTCCAGAAGGACGACATCGTGTTCGCGCCGCGGACCCGTCTCCCCGGGCATCCGAACGCCATGACGCTCATCGCCCGTGAGACCGACGGGACCACACTGTTCGAGCAGACGTACTACTCGATCGGCGGAGGCTTTATCCGGCGCGAGGGGGAGGAGGCGCACCTCTCGACCGGTGCCTTCCCGCATCCCTATGCCGATGCCGCCTCGCTGCTCGCGGTGTGCGATGACCTCGGCCTGTCCATCGCGGAGGTCGCTCGCCGCAATGAGACGGCGCTGCGGAGCGAGGAGGAGGTCGCCGCCGGCCTCGATGCGATCTGGGACGCGATGGCGGGCTGCGTGGACGCCGGCCTCCACGCCGAGGGCGTCCTTCCGGGCATGCTGCAGGTGAAGCGCCGTGCGGGCACGATCCGCGCGCAGCTCGAGGCGGTCGAAGCCGACGGGCACCGGGAGCTCCCCGGCGAGTGGCTCGGGGCTTTCGCGCTCGCGGTGAACGAGGAGAACGCGGCTGGTGGCCGCGTCGTGACGGCACCCACCAATGGCGCGGCCGGAATCCTCCCCGCGGTGGCGATGTACTGGTGGCGCTTCCTCGCCGACTCGGGCCTCGGTGCCGGGAACGCGGTGACGCCGTACGGCGAGCTCGTCGGCAGCGCGCTGCTCGGGTTCGACGGAGCGCCGCCGTCGCCTCCCGCACTCGACGGCGAGGACGCGGAGATCGCGGAGGCCAACCGCCGCCGGGGTATCCGCAGGTTCCTGCTGACGGCCACTGCCCTCGGGTCGCTGTTCAAGGCCAACGCCTCGATCTCCGGCGCCGAAGGCGGGTGTCAGGCTGAGGTCGGTTCCGCCTGCGCGATGGCCGCAGGCGGGCTCACCGCGGTGATGGGCGGCACGAACCGGCAGATCGAGAACGCCGCGGAGATCGCGATGGAGCACCACCTCGGCCTCACGTGCGACCCGATCGGCGGGCTCGTGCAGATCCCGTGCATCGAGCGCAACGCCATTGCCGCCTCGACGGCCGTCACCGCCGCCCGCCTGGCGCTCCGCGGTGACGGGAGCCACTACGTCTCGCTGGATGCCGTCGTCGAGACGATGCGGCAGACGGGCCTCGACATGTCGACGAAGTACAAGGAGACCAGCGAGGGCGGTCTGGCGGTGAACGTCATCGAGTGCTGA